Proteins encoded within one genomic window of Couchioplanes caeruleus:
- a CDS encoding hybrid sensor histidine kinase/response regulator: MEWSEELSSGLLQAAPGAIVVLDGGRIVLVNDRAEEVFGWPRAELLGRDAGILLTEAARDSFTGTAGTVVVQARRRDGAEFPAEVSLAVMEVPQGRLTVAIVRDVTGRHQLKADAHSQRSERLEALGKLAGGVAHDFNNLLGVIVNYATFVVEETESPTPDVTAIAADARQVIKAGERGTGLTQQLLKFARRDVVRPQLVDLNEVVAGAEEALRGAIGGDIRLITRLADTLPPVTCDPAQVQQLLVSLATNARNAMPSGGNLVIDTACAHLSPHEHPELAAGDYVRLRVADSGRGMTPDVVERAFEPFFTTKPNHEATGLGLATVYGIVTQAGGSVSLASEPGVGTTATVLLPASEGAKPEPEPESGPAVTAGCGETLLVVDDEAALREVAGRILSGAGYRVLAADGGAQALELARLHDGAIDLLVSDVVMPGMLGKELADRLTDVRPDTRVLYMSGYAQPVLASKGTLDPGVALLEKPFTAEDLLTAVRKRLDG; this comes from the coding sequence GTGGAATGGTCCGAGGAGCTGTCCAGCGGTCTGCTGCAGGCCGCCCCGGGCGCGATCGTGGTCCTCGACGGGGGCCGCATCGTCCTGGTCAACGACCGGGCCGAGGAGGTCTTCGGGTGGCCGCGTGCCGAGCTGCTCGGTCGTGACGCTGGAATCCTGCTCACCGAGGCGGCGCGCGATTCCTTCACCGGCACGGCGGGCACGGTCGTCGTGCAGGCCCGCCGCCGGGACGGCGCGGAGTTCCCGGCGGAGGTATCGCTGGCGGTCATGGAGGTCCCGCAGGGCCGGCTGACCGTGGCGATCGTCCGGGACGTCACCGGGCGTCACCAGCTCAAGGCCGATGCCCACAGCCAGCGCAGCGAGCGGCTCGAGGCGCTCGGCAAGCTCGCCGGCGGCGTCGCGCACGACTTCAACAACCTGCTGGGCGTGATCGTCAACTACGCCACCTTCGTCGTCGAGGAGACGGAGTCGCCCACCCCGGACGTCACCGCGATCGCGGCGGACGCCCGCCAGGTGATCAAGGCCGGAGAGCGCGGTACCGGGCTGACCCAGCAACTGCTGAAGTTCGCCCGGCGTGACGTGGTCCGTCCGCAGCTCGTGGACCTCAACGAGGTGGTCGCGGGGGCCGAGGAGGCGCTGCGGGGCGCGATCGGCGGGGACATCAGGCTGATCACCCGTCTCGCCGACACCCTGCCGCCCGTCACCTGCGATCCCGCCCAGGTCCAGCAGTTGCTGGTCAGCCTCGCCACCAACGCCCGGAACGCCATGCCGTCGGGCGGCAACCTGGTGATCGACACCGCGTGCGCGCATCTCTCGCCGCACGAGCACCCGGAGCTCGCGGCCGGTGACTACGTACGGCTGCGGGTGGCGGACTCCGGCCGCGGCATGACGCCGGACGTCGTGGAGCGCGCGTTCGAGCCGTTCTTCACCACCAAGCCCAACCACGAGGCGACCGGCCTGGGACTGGCCACCGTGTACGGCATCGTCACGCAGGCCGGAGGCAGCGTGAGCCTGGCCTCCGAGCCTGGCGTGGGCACCACCGCGACCGTGCTCCTGCCGGCCTCGGAGGGCGCCAAGCCGGAACCGGAGCCCGAGTCCGGACCCGCGGTCACCGCCGGATGCGGCGAGACGCTGCTGGTGGTCGACGACGAGGCGGCCCTGCGCGAGGTGGCGGGGCGGATCCTCTCCGGTGCGGGTTACCGGGTGCTCGCGGCCGACGGCGGCGCCCAGGCGCTGGAGCTGGCCCGGCTGCACGACGGCGCGATCGACCTGCTGGTCAGCGACGTCGTGATGCCCGGCATGCTCGGCAAGGAGCTGGCCGACCGGCTCACCGACGTACGCCCGGACACCCGGGTGCTCTACATGTCCGGCTACGCGCAGCCCGTGCTCGCCTCCAAGGGGACGCTCGATCCGGGCGTGGCGCTGCTCGAGAAGCCGTTCACGGCCGAGGACCTGCTGACCGCCGTCCGCAAGCGGCTCGACGGCTGA
- a CDS encoding histidine phosphatase family protein, which yields MTTTRLVVWRHGNTDWNAAGRVQGQTDVPLNALGEQQAVDAAELLVRLRPGALFSSDLRRAADTAAALAALTGLSVRRDERLRERHFGAWQGLTMAEVAETRPEEHAAWKAGADVVGGGVETLDDLAKRVGDALQAAVDAVPAGGTVVVATHGGAARHGAGHLLGWPREQLRTLRALQNCHWTELSYDDVRGWQLAAYNVGPFADRPVPSSL from the coding sequence ATGACCACCACCCGCCTCGTCGTCTGGCGGCACGGCAACACCGACTGGAACGCGGCGGGCCGCGTGCAGGGCCAGACCGACGTCCCGCTCAACGCCCTGGGCGAGCAGCAGGCCGTCGACGCGGCCGAGCTGCTCGTCCGCCTGCGCCCCGGCGCGCTCTTCTCCAGCGATCTGCGCCGTGCCGCGGACACCGCGGCCGCCCTCGCCGCCCTGACCGGCCTGTCCGTCCGGCGCGACGAACGGCTGCGCGAGCGCCACTTCGGCGCGTGGCAGGGCCTCACCATGGCCGAGGTCGCCGAGACCCGGCCCGAGGAGCACGCCGCCTGGAAAGCCGGAGCCGACGTGGTGGGCGGCGGCGTCGAGACCCTGGACGACCTCGCCAAGCGGGTCGGCGACGCCCTCCAGGCCGCGGTCGACGCCGTTCCGGCCGGGGGCACCGTCGTGGTGGCCACCCATGGCGGGGCCGCCCGCCACGGCGCCGGTCACCTGCTGGGCTGGCCCCGGGAGCAGCTCCGGACCCTGCGCGCTTTGCAGAACTGCCACTGGACCGAACTGAGCTACGACGACGTCCGGGGCTGGCAGCTCGCCGCGTACAACGTCGGGCCGTTCGCCGACCGCCCGGTCCCGTCGTCGCTGTGA
- the rpmA gene encoding 50S ribosomal protein L27: MAHKKGASSSRNGRDSAAQRLGVKRFGGQLVNAGEIIVRQRGTKFHPGDLVGRGSDDTLFALAAGNVLFGHKRGRKTVSIVPVAVAAE, encoded by the coding sequence ATGGCTCACAAAAAGGGTGCTTCCAGCTCGCGGAACGGCCGTGACTCCGCCGCTCAGCGGCTCGGAGTGAAGCGGTTCGGCGGCCAGCTCGTCAACGCCGGCGAGATCATCGTCCGCCAGCGCGGCACGAAGTTCCACCCGGGCGACCTGGTCGGCCGCGGTAGCGACGACACGCTGTTCGCGCTCGCCGCTGGTAACGTGCTCTTCGGTCACAAGCGTGGCCGCAAGACCGTCAGCATCGTGCCGGTCGCGGTCGCGGCCGAGTAG
- the nadD gene encoding nicotinate-nucleotide adenylyltransferase, translating into MRRRRRIGIMGGTFDPIHHGHLVAASEVQSRFELDEVVFVPTGQPWQKGQVSPAEDRYLMTVVATASNPHFHVSRADIDRDGPTYTVDTLRDLHALYGPDAELFFITGADALAKILSWKDAMEMLSLAHFVGVTRPGFELSDAHLPADTVTLVEVPAMAISSSDCRSRVAKGQPVWYLVPDGVVQYIAKRHLYRE; encoded by the coding sequence ATGCGACGGCGGCGACGGATCGGCATCATGGGCGGGACCTTCGACCCGATCCACCACGGTCACCTCGTGGCGGCGAGCGAGGTGCAGAGCCGTTTCGAGCTGGACGAGGTCGTGTTCGTGCCCACCGGCCAGCCTTGGCAGAAGGGGCAGGTCAGCCCCGCCGAGGATCGCTACCTGATGACCGTCGTCGCCACCGCCTCCAACCCGCACTTCCACGTCAGCCGGGCCGACATCGACCGCGACGGCCCCACGTACACCGTGGACACGCTGCGTGACCTGCACGCCCTCTACGGTCCGGACGCCGAGCTGTTCTTCATCACCGGCGCCGACGCGCTGGCGAAGATCCTGTCCTGGAAGGATGCGATGGAGATGCTCTCGCTGGCGCACTTCGTGGGCGTCACCCGGCCCGGGTTCGAGCTCTCCGACGCGCATCTGCCGGCCGACACGGTCACCCTGGTCGAGGTGCCGGCCATGGCGATCTCGTCGAGCGATTGCCGGTCCCGGGTCGCGAAGGGGCAGCCCGTCTGGTACCTCGTACCCGATGGTGTGGTGCAGTACATCGCCAAACGGCATCTCTATCGCGAATAA
- the pepN gene encoding aminopeptidase N: MPSLTRAEAVSRAATITVTGYDITLDLTGGGDTFRSRTVVVFEAAPGGTTFVELEPAELLSATLNGMPVDPSALAQERLTLTGLAAANELVVEGEMRYSNTGEGLHRFVDPADDRVYLYAHMFLDGARRIFPCFDQPDLKAPITLSVTAPEGWLVAANGEQAGAVEAGRWRFAPTKPLSTYLISLIAGPYHARTDSHDGIPLALYCRQALAEHLDEQADELFTVTKQCLDRYHELFDVRYPFGHYQQAFVPEVNFGAMENPGIVVFRDEYIFRSAVTDAEREHRAMVVAHEMAHQWFGDLVTMTWWDDLWLNESFAEYLGTRITAEATRFTGTWTTFAMQRKAWGMRADQRPSTHPVAPSDVEDTALALLNFDGISYAKGAAVLRQLVAYVGDKALLAGLNDHFAAHAYGNATLADLLGALSRSSGRDLTAWAEVWLRRAQVNTLRAEVERTDDGRYAQVTLVQTAPQEYPTLRPHRLCIGLYDHGADGVVTRRRLVEVEVDPEVDGGRTPVPELAGEPAADLLLVNDGDLTFAKVRLDAASADAVPLMLPLLGDSLARALVWSAVLDAVIDAERPVAELVTLVLAALPVEREVAVVEDVLELTRYLVDRYPTPETRPAALELLAQACDRLVAASEPGSSRRLAGVRGLIGASVDTVRLNGWLAGENVPEGVAVDADLRWMILYRLVVLGAAGPERIEAELAADRSASGEQAAARCRAALPDAEAKARAWELILHDPEASNRILEATARGFWQPEQLDLVTGYAERYFAELPGLLERRNGKSGERVAVAAYPSVVVSPRTHELAAELLAAPGVSSVVRRVVTDGDDDVRRALRARGA, from the coding sequence ATGCCGAGTCTGACGCGCGCTGAGGCTGTATCGCGGGCCGCCACGATCACCGTCACCGGATATGACATCACCCTTGATCTCACCGGAGGCGGTGACACCTTTCGCTCGCGCACGGTGGTGGTCTTCGAGGCGGCGCCGGGCGGCACGACCTTCGTGGAACTGGAGCCGGCGGAGCTGCTGTCCGCGACGCTCAACGGCATGCCGGTGGATCCGTCGGCGCTGGCGCAGGAGCGGCTGACGCTCACCGGGCTCGCCGCGGCCAACGAGCTCGTGGTCGAGGGCGAGATGCGCTATTCGAACACGGGCGAGGGGCTGCACCGCTTCGTCGATCCGGCCGACGACCGCGTGTATCTGTACGCCCACATGTTTCTCGACGGCGCACGCCGGATCTTTCCCTGCTTCGACCAGCCCGACCTGAAGGCCCCCATCACCCTGAGCGTTACGGCGCCCGAGGGCTGGCTGGTGGCCGCCAACGGCGAGCAGGCCGGTGCCGTGGAGGCCGGCCGGTGGCGGTTCGCGCCGACGAAGCCGCTGTCCACGTACCTGATCTCGCTGATCGCGGGGCCGTACCACGCCCGTACGGACTCCCACGACGGCATTCCCCTCGCGCTCTACTGCCGGCAGGCGCTCGCCGAGCACCTCGACGAGCAGGCCGACGAGCTCTTCACGGTCACCAAGCAATGCCTCGACCGCTACCACGAGCTCTTCGACGTCCGGTATCCGTTCGGCCACTACCAGCAGGCCTTCGTACCGGAGGTCAACTTCGGCGCGATGGAGAACCCCGGCATCGTGGTCTTCCGCGACGAGTACATCTTCCGCTCCGCGGTCACCGACGCCGAGCGGGAGCACCGGGCCATGGTGGTCGCCCACGAGATGGCGCACCAGTGGTTCGGCGACCTGGTCACCATGACGTGGTGGGACGACCTGTGGCTGAACGAGTCGTTCGCCGAATACCTGGGCACCCGGATCACCGCCGAGGCGACCCGGTTCACCGGGACCTGGACGACCTTCGCGATGCAGCGCAAGGCCTGGGGGATGCGCGCCGACCAGCGCCCCTCGACCCATCCGGTGGCGCCCAGCGACGTCGAGGACACCGCCCTCGCGCTGCTCAACTTCGACGGCATCTCGTACGCCAAGGGCGCCGCCGTGCTCCGCCAGCTCGTCGCGTACGTCGGGGACAAGGCGCTCCTGGCCGGGCTGAACGACCACTTCGCGGCGCACGCGTACGGCAACGCCACCCTGGCCGACCTGCTCGGCGCCCTCTCCCGCTCGAGCGGGCGCGACCTGACCGCCTGGGCCGAGGTCTGGTTGCGCCGGGCCCAGGTCAACACCCTGCGCGCCGAGGTCGAGCGCACCGACGACGGCCGGTATGCGCAGGTCACGCTCGTCCAGACGGCTCCGCAGGAGTATCCGACGCTGCGCCCGCACCGGCTCTGCATCGGCCTCTACGACCACGGCGCGGACGGCGTGGTGACCCGCCGGCGTCTGGTCGAGGTCGAGGTGGACCCGGAGGTGGACGGCGGGCGGACGCCGGTGCCCGAGCTGGCCGGGGAACCCGCCGCCGACCTGCTGCTCGTCAACGACGGTGATCTCACGTTCGCGAAGGTCCGGCTCGACGCGGCCTCGGCGGACGCCGTACCCCTGATGTTGCCGTTGCTGGGGGACTCCCTGGCACGCGCGCTGGTGTGGAGCGCGGTGCTGGACGCCGTCATCGACGCGGAACGGCCGGTGGCGGAGCTGGTCACGCTGGTCCTGGCGGCCCTGCCGGTGGAGCGGGAGGTGGCCGTCGTCGAGGACGTGCTGGAACTGACCCGGTACCTGGTGGACCGGTATCCGACGCCGGAGACCCGGCCGGCCGCCCTGGAACTGCTCGCGCAGGCCTGTGACCGCCTCGTGGCCGCCTCCGAGCCGGGCAGCTCGCGCCGGCTGGCGGGGGTGCGCGGCCTGATCGGCGCGAGCGTCGACACCGTACGCCTGAACGGCTGGCTGGCCGGAGAGAACGTGCCCGAGGGCGTGGCCGTCGACGCGGACCTGCGCTGGATGATCCTGTACCGGCTCGTCGTGCTGGGTGCCGCCGGCCCCGAGCGGATCGAGGCGGAGCTGGCGGCCGACCGCAGCGCCTCCGGGGAGCAGGCGGCGGCCCGGTGCCGCGCGGCGCTGCCCGACGCCGAGGCGAAGGCGCGTGCCTGGGAGCTGATCCTGCACGATCCGGAGGCGTCCAACCGCATTCTCGAGGCCACCGCGCGGGGCTTCTGGCAGCCGGAACAGCTCGACCTCGTCACCGGGTACGCCGAGCGCTACTTCGCCGAGCTCCCGGGGCTGCTGGAGCGGCGTAACGGGAAGAGCGGGGAGCGGGTGGCCGTCGCCGCGTACCCGTCGGTGGTGGTGTCGCCGCGCACCCACGAGCTCGCCGCGGAGCTGCTGGCCGCGCCCGGCGTCTCGTCGGTCGTGCGCCGGGTGGTGACGGACGGCGACGACGACGTCCGCCGTGCGCTCCGGGCGCGGGGTGCCTGA
- the rplU gene encoding 50S ribosomal protein L21 yields MYAIVKTGGKQYKVAEGDVIEVEKLAGVPGDSLTLAAVLLVDGDNLVTDAAKLAKVTVSGEIAEHTKGPKIRIHKFKNKTGYHKRQGHRQPLTLVKVTGISSGK; encoded by the coding sequence ATGTACGCGATCGTCAAGACCGGCGGCAAGCAGTACAAGGTTGCCGAGGGCGACGTGATCGAGGTTGAGAAGCTCGCGGGTGTTCCCGGCGACTCGCTGACACTCGCCGCGGTCCTCCTCGTCGACGGTGACAACCTGGTGACCGATGCGGCCAAGCTTGCCAAGGTGACGGTGTCCGGCGAGATCGCCGAGCACACCAAGGGTCCGAAGATCCGGATCCACAAGTTCAAGAACAAGACCGGATACCACAAGCGCCAGGGGCACCGTCAGCCGCTGACTCTCGTCAAGGTGACCGGCATCTCCAGCGGGAAGTAG
- the obgE gene encoding GTPase ObgE, which produces MATFVDRVVLHLQAGDGGHGCVSVRREKFKPLGGPDGGNGGHGGGITLVVDPQQHTLLDFHFRPHVKAQNGVGGMGDNRDGANGGDLVVKVPDGTVVQTPDGEVIADLIGAGTTFEVARGGRGGRGNASLANTRRKVPGFAELGEPGDRVDVVLELKSVADVGLVGFPSAGKSSLISVISAAKPKIADYPFTTLVPNLGVVQAGEETFTVADVPGLIPGAATGKGLGLEFLRHIERTSVLVHVLDAAALEIERDPIADLEAIEAELSAYGGLEDRPRMVVLNKIDIPDGRDLAEMVRPDLEARGLRVFEVSAVTREGLKEFVYALAEAVAANRLAAPAPEPSRTVVRPRAVDEKGFTIEQDAEGVYVVRGVQVERWIRQTNFDNDEAVGYLADRLERLGVEAALVKKGAQAGDAVRIAEREFDWHPNTGEYVSGPRGTDARLEEDAHRATAAQRLAARKARRIRSDDELLHMSEDGTVSTVSMSAKPVLVTEDDDADA; this is translated from the coding sequence GTGGCTACGTTCGTCGACCGGGTGGTGCTGCACCTGCAGGCAGGTGACGGCGGTCACGGCTGTGTGTCCGTACGCCGGGAGAAGTTCAAGCCGCTCGGCGGTCCCGACGGCGGCAACGGCGGCCACGGGGGCGGCATCACGCTCGTCGTCGACCCCCAGCAGCACACGCTGCTCGACTTCCACTTCCGTCCCCACGTCAAGGCGCAGAACGGCGTCGGCGGAATGGGCGACAACCGGGACGGCGCCAACGGCGGCGATCTCGTGGTCAAGGTGCCGGACGGCACGGTCGTGCAGACCCCCGACGGCGAGGTCATCGCCGACCTGATCGGCGCCGGTACCACCTTCGAGGTGGCCCGTGGCGGCCGGGGCGGGCGCGGCAACGCCTCGCTGGCCAACACCCGCCGCAAGGTGCCCGGCTTCGCCGAGCTGGGCGAGCCCGGCGACCGCGTGGACGTGGTCCTGGAGCTCAAGAGCGTCGCCGACGTCGGCCTGGTGGGCTTCCCGTCGGCCGGCAAGTCGTCGCTCATCTCGGTCATCTCCGCGGCGAAGCCGAAGATCGCCGACTACCCGTTCACCACGCTGGTGCCCAACCTGGGGGTCGTGCAGGCCGGCGAGGAGACCTTCACGGTCGCGGACGTGCCGGGTCTCATCCCCGGCGCCGCCACCGGCAAGGGGCTGGGCCTGGAGTTCCTGCGGCACATCGAGCGCACCTCCGTGCTGGTCCACGTCCTCGACGCGGCGGCGCTCGAGATCGAACGCGATCCGATCGCCGACCTGGAGGCCATCGAGGCGGAGCTGAGCGCCTACGGCGGGCTCGAGGACCGGCCCCGCATGGTCGTACTCAACAAGATCGACATCCCGGACGGGCGCGACCTCGCCGAGATGGTCCGTCCCGACCTCGAGGCCCGCGGCCTGCGCGTCTTCGAGGTGAGCGCGGTGACCCGCGAGGGACTCAAGGAGTTCGTCTACGCCCTGGCCGAGGCCGTCGCCGCGAACCGCCTGGCGGCGCCCGCCCCGGAGCCGAGCCGTACGGTGGTCCGGCCGCGCGCGGTGGACGAGAAGGGCTTCACGATCGAGCAGGACGCCGAGGGCGTCTACGTGGTCCGCGGCGTCCAGGTCGAGCGCTGGATCCGGCAGACGAACTTCGACAACGACGAGGCCGTCGGCTACCTCGCGGACCGCCTGGAGCGCCTCGGCGTCGAGGCGGCGCTGGTCAAGAAGGGCGCCCAGGCGGGAGACGCGGTGCGCATCGCCGAGCGGGAGTTCGACTGGCACCCCAACACGGGCGAGTATGTCTCGGGCCCCCGCGGCACCGACGCCCGCCTCGAGGAGGACGCGCACCGGGCCACCGCGGCGCAACGCCTCGCGGCCCGCAAGGCCCGCCGCATCCGCTCGGACGACGAGCTCCTGCACATGAGCGAGGACGGCACGGTCTCCACAGTCTCCATGTCCGCCAAGCCCGTCCTGGTCACCGAGGACGACGACGCCGACGCATAG
- the rsfS gene encoding ribosome silencing factor — protein MPVTDRARELALTAAQAAADKKAQDIVVIDVAEQLYITDAFVIASASNERQVIAIVDAVEEALINLPEKAKPVRREGERQGRWVLLDYVDIVVHIQHAEEREFYALDRLWKDCPTIPFVDRDMVEADSSGVA, from the coding sequence GTGCCCGTCACCGACCGCGCCCGCGAGCTTGCCTTGACGGCGGCGCAGGCCGCCGCCGACAAGAAGGCGCAGGACATCGTCGTCATCGACGTCGCCGAGCAGCTCTACATCACCGACGCGTTCGTCATCGCGTCGGCGTCCAACGAGCGGCAGGTGATCGCCATCGTCGACGCCGTCGAGGAAGCTCTGATCAACCTGCCGGAGAAGGCCAAGCCGGTCCGCCGTGAGGGCGAGCGGCAGGGCCGCTGGGTGCTGCTCGACTACGTCGACATCGTCGTGCACATCCAGCACGCCGAGGAGCGGGAGTTCTACGCCCTCGACCGGCTGTGGAAGGACTGCCCGACCATTCCGTTCGTCGACCGTGACATGGTCGAGGCCGACTCCTCCGGCGTCGCATGA
- a CDS encoding Rne/Rng family ribonuclease produces MLDNEPQGGEREEVSAPPPADAAESTTPARRTRAPRRKAAAPAAVPVDAPGAEPGAADEAANAVDAAAAEPPAAPVKATRSRARKKAAPAAVSPEPEPEAEVEAAQAADAEAADAEADNAPPPVKATRSRVRKKAAPAAAPAPVEQTPAPVAEVPAAEDAVEEEEQATEPPAAEVPVVGVLPLDDDFVEEAPTRRRGRKAALPPAVLFMPPEPDAEPAPATRRGRRGTTAAVTAEPVAEVPEASAEPVPAAEEPTEAARKSRRRRRGAAAEADEAPAAEITEEPALEEPDESADDVEDGADEDLDDEDANGRRRRRRGRRGRGRGKGPSDEGDEGDEVAADEPEAEAEAESDEDSEDGDGVTRRRRRRRRKGSGDAETGGVEDGVHTVVRVREPRRSDEVQGVSGSTRLEAKRQRRRDGREQRRTRPPILSESEFLARREAVDRVMVVRQKPDRTQIAVLEDGILVEHYVSRTTSGTMVGNVYLGKVQNVLPSMEAAFVDVGRGRNAVLYAGEVNWDATGLEGRARSIEQALRSGDSVLVQVTKDPMGHKGARLSSHIALSGRHLVYVPNGNASGISRKLPDNERKRLRDVLKKLVPDGAGVIVRTAAEGASEEELERDVKRLQAQWEDIQAKAAEGAAPRPLSEEPDLVIRVVRDLFNEDFRELIVQGDQAYQEIENYLESVSPDLMERLHRHAGAGDVFADKRVDEQILKALDRKVFLPSGGHLVIDRTEAMTVVDVNTGKYTGAGGNLEETVTRNNLEAAEEIVRQLRLRDLGGIVVIDFIDMVLESNRELVLRRLTECLGRDRTKHQVTEITSLGLVQMTRKRIGAGLLEAFSENCEHCKGRGLVIHTEPVPEKRTSGAANQVKAVAAAARTEAPAAPPAQSSSRSRRRRGNGGEPAPAEAAPAEAPAEVSEAAVADVAPAAVAPQHLTEDPVAETAGLPPAGSGIVAAAGSGVITPAPKLTTDEGDDEYDISGYDLSRYETNGSYPAEPLQLTGADDPDAADEDDEDDDDDEPVGAGAGSRRRSRRGGSRRRTRP; encoded by the coding sequence ATGCTCGATAACGAGCCACAGGGCGGTGAACGGGAAGAGGTGTCCGCACCTCCTCCCGCCGATGCCGCCGAGAGCACCACACCCGCACGCCGGACGCGTGCACCGCGCCGCAAGGCCGCCGCACCGGCGGCCGTGCCCGTCGACGCGCCGGGCGCCGAGCCCGGCGCGGCCGATGAGGCGGCGAACGCCGTCGACGCGGCCGCGGCGGAGCCCCCTGCGGCGCCGGTGAAGGCCACCCGCAGCCGGGCCCGGAAGAAGGCCGCCCCGGCAGCCGTCTCCCCCGAGCCCGAGCCCGAGGCCGAGGTCGAGGCCGCGCAGGCCGCCGACGCCGAGGCCGCCGACGCCGAGGCCGACAACGCCCCGCCGCCGGTGAAGGCCACCCGCAGCCGGGTCCGGAAGAAGGCCGCTCCGGCGGCTGCGCCGGCTCCGGTGGAGCAGACCCCGGCCCCGGTCGCCGAAGTGCCGGCCGCCGAGGACGCGGTCGAGGAAGAAGAGCAGGCCACCGAGCCGCCCGCGGCCGAGGTGCCGGTGGTCGGCGTGCTGCCGCTGGACGACGACTTCGTCGAGGAGGCGCCCACCCGGCGTCGCGGGCGCAAGGCGGCGCTGCCCCCCGCCGTACTGTTCATGCCGCCGGAGCCCGACGCCGAGCCGGCGCCCGCCACCCGGCGTGGCCGCCGCGGCACGACCGCGGCCGTCACGGCCGAGCCGGTCGCCGAGGTTCCCGAGGCGTCCGCCGAGCCCGTGCCCGCCGCGGAGGAGCCCACCGAGGCCGCCCGCAAGAGCCGGCGCCGCCGCCGGGGTGCCGCCGCGGAGGCCGACGAGGCCCCGGCCGCCGAGATCACCGAAGAGCCCGCGCTGGAAGAGCCCGACGAGAGCGCCGACGACGTCGAGGACGGCGCCGACGAGGACCTCGACGACGAGGACGCCAACGGCCGGCGGCGCCGCCGCCGGGGACGCCGTGGGCGCGGCCGCGGTAAGGGCCCGTCCGACGAGGGCGACGAGGGCGACGAGGTCGCTGCCGACGAGCCCGAGGCCGAGGCCGAGGCCGAGAGCGACGAGGACTCCGAGGACGGCGACGGGGTCACCCGCCGGCGTCGCCGTCGGCGCCGCAAGGGCTCCGGCGACGCCGAGACCGGCGGGGTCGAGGACGGGGTCCACACCGTCGTGCGGGTGCGCGAGCCCCGCCGCAGCGACGAGGTGCAGGGCGTCTCCGGCTCCACCCGGCTGGAGGCCAAGCGGCAGCGCCGCCGCGACGGCCGTGAGCAGCGCCGGACCCGCCCGCCGATCCTGAGCGAGTCGGAGTTCCTGGCCCGCCGCGAGGCGGTCGACCGGGTCATGGTCGTGCGGCAGAAGCCGGATCGCACCCAGATCGCCGTGCTCGAGGACGGCATCCTGGTCGAGCACTACGTGTCGCGTACCACCTCCGGGACCATGGTCGGCAACGTCTACCTCGGCAAGGTGCAGAACGTGCTGCCGAGCATGGAGGCGGCCTTCGTCGACGTCGGCCGCGGCCGCAACGCCGTGCTCTACGCCGGCGAGGTCAACTGGGACGCCACCGGGCTGGAGGGTCGCGCCCGCTCGATCGAGCAGGCGCTGCGCTCCGGCGACTCGGTGCTGGTGCAGGTCACCAAGGACCCGATGGGGCACAAGGGCGCCCGGCTGAGCAGCCACATCGCGCTCTCCGGCCGGCACCTCGTCTACGTGCCCAACGGCAACGCCTCGGGCATCAGCCGCAAGCTGCCCGACAACGAGCGCAAGCGGCTGCGGGACGTGCTGAAGAAGCTCGTGCCGGACGGCGCGGGCGTCATCGTGCGGACCGCCGCGGAGGGCGCCTCCGAGGAGGAGCTGGAACGCGACGTCAAGCGGCTGCAGGCGCAGTGGGAGGACATCCAGGCCAAGGCCGCCGAGGGCGCCGCGCCGCGCCCGCTGTCGGAGGAGCCCGACCTGGTCATCCGCGTGGTGCGGGACCTCTTCAACGAGGACTTCCGCGAGCTGATCGTGCAGGGCGACCAGGCGTACCAGGAGATCGAGAACTACCTCGAGTCGGTCTCCCCGGACCTGATGGAGCGGCTGCACCGGCACGCCGGCGCGGGCGACGTCTTCGCCGACAAGCGGGTCGACGAGCAGATCCTCAAGGCCCTCGACCGCAAGGTCTTCCTGCCCTCCGGCGGTCATCTCGTGATCGACCGCACCGAGGCGATGACCGTGGTCGACGTCAACACCGGCAAGTACACCGGTGCGGGCGGCAACCTGGAGGAAACGGTCACCCGCAACAACCTGGAGGCGGCCGAGGAGATCGTGCGGCAGCTTCGCCTGCGCGACCTCGGCGGCATCGTGGTCATCGACTTCATCGACATGGTGCTGGAGAGCAACCGCGAGTTGGTGCTGCGGCGGCTCACCGAGTGCCTGGGCCGGGACCGCACGAAGCACCAGGTCACCGAGATCACGTCGTTGGGCCTCGTGCAGATGACCCGCAAGCGCATCGGCGCCGGGCTGCTGGAGGCCTTCAGCGAGAACTGCGAGCACTGCAAGGGTCGCGGCCTGGTCATCCACACCGAGCCGGTGCCGGAGAAGCGGACCTCGGGCGCGGCCAACCAGGTCAAGGCCGTGGCCGCGGCGGCACGCACCGAGGCCCCCGCCGCCCCGCCGGCGCAGTCGTCGTCCCGGTCCCGGCGCCGCCGGGGCAACGGGGGCGAGCCGGCACCCGCCGAGGCGGCTCCGGCCGAGGCTCCCGCCGAGGTTTCCGAGGCCGCGGTGGCCGACGTGGCACCGGCCGCGGTGGCGCCGCAGCACCTCACGGAGGATCCGGTGGCGGAGACGGCCGGTCTTCCCCCGGCCGGTTCCGGGATCGTCGCCGCGGCGGGGTCGGGCGTGATCACACCGGCGCCGAAGCTCACCACCGACGAGGGCGACGACGAGTACGACATCAGCGGCTACGACCTGTCCCGGTACGAGACGAACGGCTCGTACCCGGCCGAGCCGCTGCAGCTCACCGGGGCGGACGACCCGGATGCGGCCGACGAGGACGACGAGGACGACGACGACGACGAGCCGGTCGGCGCCGGGGCGGGCTCCCGGCGGCGCTCCCGGCGCGGCGGCTCCCGGCGGCGGACCCGCCCGTAA